From the Micromonospora lupini genome, one window contains:
- a CDS encoding cysteine desulfurase family protein produces the protein MSASSVYLDAATAAPLHPVARQALLAALEDGWADPGKLYSQARRARQLLDAAREAAAQTLGVRADELSFTSSGTTAAHGAVLGGLAGRHRAGATLVHSAIEHSAVLHAAERHVAAGGVADSVPVDRVGRLDLAAWSAAVRAPGVALAALITASHEVGTVQPVAEAAAVCADVGVPLYVDAAQSVGRVPLPAGWSMLSASAHKWGGPPGVGLLAVRKGTRWESPWPADEREGGRTPGVVNLPAVVAAAASLRAAAADAAAEATRLDPLVNRIRTRVAAEVPDVEVVGDPVLRLPHLVTFSCLYVDGETLLHALDRRGFAVSSGSSCTSSTLRPSHVLEAMGVLSHGNVRVSLHRDTTESDVERFLVELPGIVAGLRADAGVVGL, from the coding sequence GTGAGCGCCTCTTCGGTCTACCTGGACGCGGCTACCGCCGCGCCGCTGCATCCGGTCGCCCGGCAGGCGCTGCTGGCCGCCCTTGAAGACGGCTGGGCCGACCCGGGAAAGCTCTACAGCCAGGCGCGTCGCGCGCGGCAACTGCTCGACGCCGCCCGCGAGGCCGCCGCGCAGACGCTCGGCGTCCGCGCCGACGAACTGTCCTTCACCAGCAGCGGTACGACGGCAGCCCACGGCGCGGTGCTCGGCGGCCTGGCGGGACGGCACCGGGCCGGTGCGACGCTTGTGCACTCGGCGATCGAGCATTCCGCAGTCCTGCACGCCGCGGAGCGGCACGTAGCGGCGGGCGGCGTCGCCGACTCGGTGCCTGTCGACCGGGTGGGCCGGCTGGATCTGGCCGCCTGGTCGGCGGCCGTCCGGGCCCCCGGGGTCGCGCTGGCCGCGCTGATCACCGCCAGTCACGAGGTGGGCACCGTGCAGCCTGTCGCCGAGGCGGCGGCCGTCTGCGCGGACGTCGGGGTGCCGCTCTACGTCGACGCGGCGCAGTCGGTCGGGCGGGTGCCCCTGCCGGCCGGCTGGTCGATGCTCAGCGCCAGCGCCCACAAGTGGGGCGGGCCGCCCGGGGTGGGGCTGCTGGCGGTCCGCAAGGGCACCCGCTGGGAGTCGCCCTGGCCAGCCGACGAGCGGGAGGGTGGGCGTACCCCAGGGGTGGTGAACCTGCCGGCGGTGGTGGCGGCGGCGGCGAGCCTGCGCGCGGCGGCGGCCGACGCGGCAGCTGAGGCGACCCGGCTGGACCCGCTGGTGAACCGAATCCGGACGCGGGTCGCGGCCGAGGTGCCCGACGTGGAGGTGGTGGGCGACCCGGTGCTGCGCCTACCCCACCTGGTGACGTTCTCCTGCCTGTACGTCGACGGGGAGACGCTGCTGCACGCGCTGGACCGGCGGGGGTTCGCGGTGTCGTCCGGCTCGTCCTGCACGTCGTCCACGCTGCGGCCGTCGCACGTGTTGGAGGCGATGGGGGTGCTCTCGCACGGCAACGTCCGGGTCAGCCTGCACCGGGACACGACCGAGTCCGACGTCGAGCGGTTCCTCGTCGAGCTGCCCGGGATCGTCGCCGGGCTGCGCGCCGACGCCGGGGTGGTGGGGCTGTGA
- the erpA gene encoding iron-sulfur cluster insertion protein ErpA, whose translation MTTPAQTESTEAQAPTSVVLTDVAAQKVKALIEQEGRDDLRLRVAVQPGGCSGLRYQLFFDERSLDGDVVTDFGGVEVVVDRMSAPYLSGATIDFADRIDAQGFTIDNPNAGNSCACGDSFN comes from the coding sequence GTGACCACGCCAGCGCAGACCGAGTCGACCGAGGCCCAGGCCCCTACTTCCGTCGTCCTCACCGACGTCGCGGCGCAGAAGGTCAAGGCCCTGATCGAGCAGGAGGGCCGCGACGACCTGCGGCTCCGCGTCGCGGTGCAGCCGGGTGGCTGCTCCGGCCTGCGGTACCAGCTCTTCTTCGACGAGCGTTCGCTCGACGGTGACGTCGTCACCGACTTCGGTGGCGTCGAGGTCGTCGTCGACCGGATGAGCGCCCCGTACCTGTCCGGCGCGACCATCGACTTCGCCGACCGGATCGACGCCCAGGGCTTCACCATCGACAACCCCAACGCGGGCAACTCCTGCGCCTGCGGCGACTCGTTCAACTGA
- a CDS encoding sulfurtransferase TusA family protein: MTMPDEVLDCRGQRCPLPVIAAARRMPQVPVGTVVRVLADDPAAAVDLPAWCRMRGQEFLAAITGPEGPAYDIRRTH; the protein is encoded by the coding sequence GTGACGATGCCGGACGAGGTGCTCGACTGTCGGGGGCAGCGCTGTCCGCTGCCGGTGATCGCGGCGGCCCGCCGGATGCCGCAGGTGCCGGTCGGCACTGTGGTCCGGGTGCTCGCCGACGACCCGGCGGCGGCGGTGGACCTCCCCGCCTGGTGCCGGATGCGCGGCCAGGAGTTCCTCGCCGCGATCACCGGCCCGGAGGGCCCCGCCTACGACATCCGCCGCACCCACTGA
- a CDS encoding cytochrome c oxidase subunit 4 has protein sequence MKTEWRIFLIIAGFLFGATILYGAWTHGESGNVEWVGTVALLLSFLLCSMCGGFFWFVSRRIDLRPEDRPDAEISDGAGEVGFFSPGSYWPFGLALAAATAALGMVFWQFWLIGLGLLAVVFAACGLLFEYYTGTRRTAEH, from the coding sequence ATGAAGACCGAGTGGCGTATCTTCCTGATCATCGCCGGGTTCCTCTTCGGCGCCACCATCCTCTACGGCGCCTGGACCCACGGTGAGTCTGGCAACGTCGAGTGGGTAGGCACCGTTGCCCTGCTGCTGTCGTTCCTGCTCTGCTCGATGTGCGGTGGCTTCTTCTGGTTCGTCTCCCGCCGGATCGACCTGCGCCCGGAGGACCGGCCGGACGCCGAGATCTCCGACGGCGCCGGTGAGGTCGGCTTCTTCAGCCCGGGCAGCTACTGGCCGTTCGGTCTGGCGCTGGCCGCCGCGACCGCCGCGCTGGGCATGGTGTTCTGGCAGTTCTGGCTGATCGGCCTCGGCCTGCTGGCGGTCGTCTTCGCCGCCTGTGGCCTGCTGTTCGAGTACTACACCGGCACCCGGCGCACCGCCGAGCACTGA
- a CDS encoding carbohydrate kinase family protein — protein MKIAVTGSIATDHLMSFPGRFADQLIADQLHKVSLSFLVDDLVLRRGGVAANISFGMGQLGLRPVLLGAVGADFADYRSWLERHGVDCDSVHISEVAHTARFVCTTDTDMCQIASFYAGAMSEARNIELAPVADRLGGLDLVVVGANDPEAMLRHSAECRTRGYAFAADPSQQLARMPGEDVVALIEGAEYLMTNDYEKSLLQSKAQLSDDQLLDLVKVRVTTLGKDGVQIAGRGIDPIHVPIAREIRAVDPTGVGDGFRAGFFTALSWGVGLERAAQVGSLLATLVLETVGTQEYDVRRDLFVKRLAESYGDAAADEVRPHLLP, from the coding sequence ATGAAGATCGCCGTGACCGGCTCGATCGCCACCGATCACCTGATGAGCTTCCCGGGTCGCTTCGCCGACCAGCTCATCGCCGATCAGCTGCACAAGGTTTCCCTCTCCTTCCTGGTGGACGACCTGGTGCTCCGCCGTGGCGGGGTCGCGGCGAACATCTCCTTCGGCATGGGCCAGCTCGGGCTGCGCCCGGTGCTGCTCGGGGCGGTGGGCGCGGACTTCGCCGACTACCGCTCCTGGCTGGAGCGGCACGGTGTGGACTGTGACTCCGTGCACATCAGTGAGGTGGCGCACACGGCCCGGTTCGTCTGCACCACCGACACCGACATGTGCCAGATCGCGTCGTTCTACGCGGGCGCGATGAGCGAGGCGCGCAACATCGAGCTGGCTCCCGTCGCCGACCGGCTCGGCGGGCTGGACCTGGTGGTGGTCGGCGCCAACGACCCGGAGGCGATGCTGCGGCACTCGGCCGAGTGCCGCACCCGTGGGTACGCCTTCGCCGCCGACCCCTCCCAGCAGCTCGCCCGGATGCCGGGTGAGGACGTGGTGGCGCTCATCGAAGGCGCCGAGTACCTGATGACGAACGACTACGAGAAGTCGCTGCTGCAGAGCAAGGCGCAGCTCAGCGACGACCAGTTGCTGGACCTGGTCAAGGTACGCGTCACCACGCTGGGCAAGGACGGGGTGCAGATCGCCGGCCGTGGCATCGACCCGATCCACGTGCCGATCGCGCGGGAGATCCGGGCGGTCGACCCGACCGGAGTGGGCGACGGCTTCCGGGCCGGCTTCTTCACCGCGCTCTCCTGGGGCGTCGGTCTGGAGCGGGCCGCCCAGGTCGGCTCGCTGCTGGCAACGCTCGTCCTGGAGACGGTGGGCACCCAGGAGTACGACGTCCGCCGCGACCTGTTCGTCAAGCGCCTCGCCGAGTCCTACGGCGACGCCGCCGCCGACGAGGTCCGCCCCCACCTCCTCCCGTAA
- a CDS encoding glycerate kinase family protein: MRVLLCPDKFAGTLPAPEVAAAVADGWRSVADGDDLLIRPLADGGPGFVDVLADALGGRRVTVPTVDPLGRPAAGEILLTVDGTTAYLESAQACGLHLLSAAERDPKTTTSYGLGLLVTAAVESGARTVVIGLGGSATNDGGAGMLTALGATALDATGAALPYGGAALALVDALDGAPRLRGTRLVAATDVDNPLLGLHGASNVFGPQKGADRADVLLLDAALERFAAVLERDLPGCPAGLGALPGGGAAGGLGAAVLALGGTCESGIGMVTRATRLEAALDTADLVITGEGSFDHQSLRGKVVAGVAGAARDRGVPCVVVAGQVSTGRREAASAGVTDAYSLVEHFGGEQAGGLDAALSRPADGLRELGARLARQWSR, translated from the coding sequence ATGCGCGTGCTGCTCTGCCCGGACAAGTTCGCCGGCACCCTGCCCGCACCGGAGGTGGCCGCCGCGGTGGCGGACGGATGGCGCAGCGTCGCCGACGGTGACGACCTGCTGATCCGGCCGCTCGCCGACGGCGGGCCGGGCTTCGTGGACGTGCTCGCCGACGCGCTCGGCGGCCGGCGGGTGACGGTGCCGACTGTCGATCCGCTGGGCCGGCCGGCGGCCGGTGAGATCCTGCTCACCGTCGACGGCACGACCGCCTACCTGGAGAGCGCGCAGGCGTGCGGCCTGCACCTGCTCTCCGCGGCCGAGCGCGACCCGAAGACCACCACGTCGTACGGGCTGGGTCTGCTGGTGACCGCCGCGGTGGAGAGCGGGGCCCGGACTGTGGTGATCGGGCTGGGTGGCTCCGCCACCAACGACGGCGGTGCCGGCATGCTCACCGCGCTGGGCGCGACAGCGCTCGACGCCACGGGTGCGGCGCTGCCGTACGGCGGTGCGGCGTTGGCCCTGGTCGACGCCCTCGACGGCGCTCCCCGGCTGCGCGGCACCCGGCTGGTCGCCGCCACCGACGTGGACAACCCGCTGCTCGGCCTGCACGGCGCGAGCAACGTGTTCGGCCCGCAGAAGGGGGCCGACCGTGCCGACGTCCTGCTGCTCGACGCGGCCCTGGAGCGTTTCGCGGCGGTGCTTGAGCGGGACCTCCCCGGCTGCCCGGCGGGGCTCGGCGCGCTGCCCGGCGGTGGGGCCGCCGGCGGCCTCGGCGCGGCAGTCCTCGCGCTCGGCGGTACCTGCGAGTCGGGCATCGGCATGGTCACCCGGGCCACCCGGTTGGAGGCCGCGCTCGACACCGCCGACCTGGTGATCACCGGGGAGGGGTCCTTCGACCACCAGTCGCTGCGCGGCAAGGTCGTCGCGGGGGTGGCGGGGGCCGCCCGGGACCGTGGGGTGCCCTGCGTGGTGGTCGCCGGCCAGGTCAGCACCGGCCGGCGGGAGGCCGCCTCGGCGGGGGTGACCGACGCGTACAGCCTGGTCGAGCACTTCGGCGGGGAGCAGGCCGGCGGGCTCGACGCCGCGCTGAGCCGTCCGGCCGACGGGCTGCGTGAGCTGGGCGCCCGACTGGCCCGGCAGTGGAGCCGCTGA
- the ctaC gene encoding aa3-type cytochrome oxidase subunit II — MVARSSEVRPSAVRHGAAPGVGGRRGRGAGRLAGLGLGGVALLVLLTGCDVGQTFDGFGWPQGGITPESHRMYDLWIASCVAALAVGVFVWGLIFWCVVRYRKRGNALPVQTRYNLPMEFLYTIAPILIVSVLFYYTAIVQTDVDKLSKNPDVTVEVVAFKWNWQFNYRDGQGTEARTTASTLGTSEVIPVLVLPTNRSIRFEETSRDVIHSFWVPELLFKRDVMPGKIRNVFEVSSLDAEGAYVGRCAELCGSYHAFMNFELRVVSPEKYDQFLAAKQSGKSTQDALAQIGEEPYAQTTQPFDTRRTQSNFNPDDAPARTGS; from the coding sequence GTGGTCGCAAGGAGTTCGGAGGTACGGCCGTCGGCCGTACGGCACGGTGCTGCGCCAGGAGTCGGTGGACGCCGGGGACGCGGTGCTGGTCGGTTGGCCGGGCTCGGTCTCGGGGGCGTGGCTCTGCTGGTTCTGCTCACGGGCTGTGACGTGGGGCAGACGTTCGACGGCTTCGGTTGGCCGCAGGGTGGCATCACGCCCGAGTCGCACCGGATGTACGACCTGTGGATCGCCTCCTGCGTCGCCGCGCTCGCGGTCGGCGTCTTCGTGTGGGGCCTGATCTTCTGGTGTGTGGTGCGCTACCGCAAGCGCGGCAACGCCCTGCCGGTGCAGACCCGCTACAACCTGCCGATGGAGTTCCTCTACACCATCGCGCCGATCCTGATCGTCTCCGTGCTCTTCTACTACACGGCGATCGTGCAGACCGACGTCGACAAGCTGTCGAAGAACCCGGACGTCACTGTCGAGGTCGTCGCCTTCAAGTGGAACTGGCAGTTCAACTACCGCGACGGTCAGGGCACGGAGGCCCGCACCACCGCGTCGACGCTCGGCACCAGTGAGGTCATCCCGGTGCTCGTGCTGCCGACCAACCGGTCCATCCGGTTCGAGGAGACCAGCCGCGACGTCATCCACTCGTTCTGGGTGCCGGAGCTGCTGTTCAAGCGGGACGTCATGCCGGGCAAGATCCGCAACGTCTTCGAGGTCTCCAGCCTGGACGCCGAGGGCGCGTACGTCGGCCGCTGCGCCGAGCTGTGCGGCAGCTACCACGCGTTCATGAACTTCGAGCTGCGGGTGGTCTCGCCGGAGAAGTACGACCAGTTCCTCGCGGCCAAGCAGAGCGGCAAGTCGACGCAGGACGCCCTCGCCCAGATCGGCGAGGAGCCGTACGCGCAGACCACGCAGCCGTTCGACACCCGACGGACGCAGAGCAACTTCAACCCGGACGACGCTCCGGCCCGCACGGGAAGCTGA